One window of Jannaschia sp. CCS1 genomic DNA carries:
- the choV gene encoding choline ABC transporter ATP-binding protein, with amino-acid sequence MSTAVSFRDVCIMFGPRPARALSLADEGGTRSEIQSATEHVLGVHDCSLDVEEGEILVLMGLSGSGKSTLLRAVNGLNPVARGQVEVRDGDWSCTLPGASVADLRYLRQNCVSMVFQQFGLLPWRTVRENVGLGLELAGQSATARAEAVDKQLALVNLSEWGDRKVGELSGGMQQRVGLARAFVTDAPILLMDEPFSALDPLIRSKLQDELLDLQRDLKRTIIFVSHDLDEAFKIGNRIAILEGGRIVQIGTPRQIFSEPATGYVAEFVSNMNPLGVLTARDVMQDVPTDAPRIPVEMPVKDILARFADTPAPLAVEEDGEVIGTVTTDSVAARLGTPEAGHSTSPA; translated from the coding sequence ATGAGCACCGCCGTGTCCTTCCGCGATGTCTGCATCATGTTCGGCCCCCGCCCGGCCCGCGCCCTGAGCCTTGCGGATGAAGGCGGCACAAGGTCCGAGATTCAATCCGCGACGGAGCATGTTCTGGGCGTTCACGATTGTTCGCTGGATGTGGAGGAGGGGGAGATCCTCGTTCTCATGGGCCTGTCTGGCTCCGGCAAATCCACGCTTTTGCGCGCGGTTAACGGCCTTAACCCTGTGGCCCGGGGACAGGTCGAAGTGCGCGACGGCGATTGGTCCTGCACGCTGCCCGGCGCCTCGGTCGCGGACCTGCGTTACCTGCGGCAGAACTGCGTTTCCATGGTCTTTCAACAGTTTGGCCTGCTGCCATGGCGCACAGTGCGCGAGAATGTCGGCCTTGGGCTGGAGCTTGCGGGGCAATCGGCTACGGCCCGGGCAGAGGCGGTGGACAAGCAATTGGCGCTCGTGAACCTCAGCGAATGGGGGGATCGCAAGGTGGGCGAATTGTCTGGCGGCATGCAGCAGCGCGTTGGCCTGGCCCGCGCCTTCGTCACCGACGCCCCGATCCTTCTGATGGATGAGCCGTTCTCCGCCCTTGATCCCCTGATCCGTTCCAAACTGCAGGACGAGCTGCTGGACCTCCAGCGCGACCTGAAACGCACCATCATCTTCGTCAGCCATGACCTGGATGAGGCGTTCAAGATCGGCAACCGCATCGCGATCCTGGAAGGGGGCCGCATCGTGCAGATCGGCACGCCCCGGCAGATCTTCTCGGAACCCGCGACGGGCTACGTGGCCGAATTCGTCTCTAACATGAACCCCTTAGGCGTTCTGACCGCACGCGACGTCATGCAAGACGTGCCCACCGACGCGCCCCGGATCCCGGTGGAAATGCCCGTCAAAGACATCCTTGCGCGATTTGCGGACACGCCTGCGCCCCTCGCCGTTGAGGAAGACGGAGAGGTCATCGGCACCGTAACGACCGACAGCGTCGCCGCGCGTCTCGGCACGCCGGAGGCCGGGCATTCAACCTCTCCGGCTTAG
- a CDS encoding deoxyguanosinetriphosphate triphosphohydrolase, which yields MRAAYACDPMATRGRAVVEEESAHRSPFQRDRDRIIHSSAFRRLKHKTQVFVEHEGDYFRTRLTHSLEVAQVARTMARALGLDEDLTETVALAHDLGHPPFGHTGEDALSALMAPYGGYDHNAQALRIVTHLERHYAEFDGLNLTWETLEGIAKHNGPVAAPLPWALEASCADINLELSTHASAEAQVAALADDIAYNHHDLHDGLRAELFSTDELAGLPILKGCFAAVDQRYPGLNYYRRRHEALRRFFGVLVEDVLANARAALAEINPQSAMDIRNAGRPIIRFSNGLFADLQVIRTFLFKRMYRAPSVVEMRTQVTQVVEDLFPFFLETPSELPRQWRKDVEDVAGDATQLARIVSDYISGMTDRFALQCHQRLIGGAQDGTVTGPSTLNFGA from the coding sequence ATGCGCGCAGCTTACGCATGCGACCCGATGGCCACGCGTGGACGCGCCGTGGTGGAGGAGGAGAGCGCCCACCGCTCTCCGTTCCAGCGCGATCGCGACAGGATCATCCATTCCAGCGCATTTCGTCGGTTGAAGCATAAAACACAGGTGTTTGTGGAGCATGAGGGCGATTACTTTCGCACCCGTCTGACCCATTCGCTGGAGGTCGCGCAGGTGGCACGCACCATGGCGCGCGCGCTGGGTCTGGACGAGGATCTGACGGAAACCGTCGCATTGGCCCATGATCTGGGCCATCCGCCCTTTGGGCACACTGGCGAAGACGCATTGTCCGCGCTGATGGCGCCCTATGGCGGATATGACCACAATGCCCAGGCGTTAAGGATTGTGACGCATCTGGAGCGGCATTACGCTGAGTTTGATGGGTTGAACCTCACCTGGGAAACCCTTGAGGGGATTGCGAAACACAACGGCCCGGTCGCAGCCCCGCTGCCCTGGGCGCTGGAGGCCAGCTGCGCGGATATTAACCTTGAACTTTCCACCCATGCCTCAGCCGAGGCGCAGGTGGCCGCCCTGGCCGATGACATCGCCTACAATCACCACGATCTTCACGATGGGTTGCGGGCAGAGCTGTTTTCAACCGATGAATTGGCAGGTTTGCCGATCTTGAAGGGGTGCTTCGCCGCCGTCGATCAGCGCTATCCCGGCCTGAACTATTACCGCCGCCGGCACGAGGCATTGCGGCGGTTTTTCGGGGTGCTGGTGGAGGATGTTTTGGCCAACGCGCGCGCCGCTTTGGCCGAGATCAACCCGCAATCCGCCATGGATATCCGCAATGCGGGCCGTCCAATCATCCGCTTTTCCAACGGCTTGTTCGCAGACCTTCAAGTCATCCGTACATTTTTATTCAAACGCATGTATCGCGCGCCCTCTGTGGTGGAGATGCGGACACAGGTCACGCAGGTCGTCGAAGACCTGTTCCCCTTCTTTCTGGAGACACCATCTGAATTGCCCAGGCAATGGCGCAAGGATGTGGAGGATGTGGCAGGCGATGCCACGCAGTTGGCGCGGATTGTGTCGGATTACATCTCGGGCATGACCGACCGTTTCGCCCTGCAATGCCACCAGAGGTTGATCGGTGGCGCGCAAGACGGCACAGTGACCGGGCCCTCCACGCTCAATTTCGGAGCCTGA
- a CDS encoding acyl-CoA dehydrogenase family protein, protein MDLSYSPKELAFQAEVRAFLAASLPADIAARVASGAGATKADMEAWHAILNDKGWLGGTWPAAHGGCDWGPIELHIFEEESALANAPRIVPFGLKMLGPVLMKFGTAEQQADYLPRILDGRDWWCQGYSEPGAGSDLASLKTRADRDGDDYIINGQKTWTTYGQYANRIFCLVRTKFDGKPQAGISFVLIDLETPGIEMRPIRLIEGGFEVNEVFFTDVRVPVANRVGEENAGWTIAKYLLGHERTNIAGTGFSVQALEKVKGLARGVMRGGKPLIQNALFAARLAEVEAELEAVKITNLRMLSKAAAGGQLGAEPSMLKIKGTVIRQALNDLSRRALGPAAAPFPSEDLDNLAITPPGHAHNAAGYFNNRKISIYGGSNEIQRNILAKGLMQ, encoded by the coding sequence ATGGACCTGTCATATTCACCGAAAGAGCTGGCTTTTCAGGCCGAGGTTCGCGCCTTTCTGGCCGCGTCCCTGCCTGCGGATATTGCCGCGCGCGTGGCCTCCGGCGCCGGCGCGACGAAGGCGGATATGGAGGCGTGGCACGCGATCCTGAACGACAAGGGTTGGCTTGGCGGGACCTGGCCTGCGGCGCATGGGGGATGCGATTGGGGGCCGATTGAGCTGCACATTTTTGAAGAGGAAAGCGCGCTGGCCAATGCCCCGCGGATCGTACCTTTTGGTCTTAAAATGCTGGGGCCGGTGCTGATGAAATTCGGCACGGCAGAGCAGCAGGCTGACTACTTGCCTCGCATTCTGGACGGGCGCGATTGGTGGTGCCAGGGCTATTCCGAGCCCGGCGCAGGCAGCGATCTGGCCTCCCTGAAGACCCGCGCAGACCGCGACGGCGACGACTATATCATCAACGGGCAAAAGACCTGGACGACCTACGGCCAATACGCCAACCGCATCTTTTGTCTGGTGCGCACCAAATTTGATGGGAAGCCGCAGGCCGGGATCAGCTTCGTGCTGATCGACCTGGAGACGCCGGGGATCGAGATGCGCCCGATCCGCCTGATCGAGGGCGGGTTTGAGGTAAACGAGGTGTTCTTCACCGACGTCCGCGTGCCTGTCGCCAATCGGGTGGGGGAGGAAAACGCGGGCTGGACCATCGCGAAATATCTGCTGGGGCATGAGCGCACGAACATTGCCGGAACCGGCTTTTCGGTTCAGGCGCTGGAAAAGGTGAAGGGGCTGGCACGGGGAGTGATGCGCGGTGGTAAGCCCTTGATCCAGAACGCGTTGTTCGCGGCCCGCCTGGCGGAAGTGGAGGCTGAGTTGGAGGCCGTGAAGATCACCAACCTGCGGATGCTGTCGAAGGCGGCGGCGGGCGGGCAGCTCGGCGCGGAGCCGTCCATGCTGAAGATCAAGGGCACCGTGATCCGGCAGGCGCTGAATGATCTGTCGCGCCGCGCCCTTGGCCCCGCGGCGGCCCCCTTCCCGTCCGAAGACCTCGACAATCTGGCGATCACGCCACCGGGCCACGCCCACAACGCGGCGGGGTATTTCAACAACCGCAAAATCTCCATCTACGGCGGCTCGAACGAGATCCAGCGCAACATTCTGGCCAAGGGATTGATGCAGTGA
- a CDS encoding acyl-CoA dehydrogenase family protein, which translates to MNFEQTDDRRMLAETLRRYLTDAYGMEHRTATAYDAPFHNPEKWAELTELGIFYALVDEGKGGMGGHGFDIVCVFEELGRALCPEPVLGQVLAASLLDDPEALLGGTRYALAISETDAPYDIRDLTTEAVDGRLTGRKTVVYGAPTAEILLVAARQGDDIAVFQMPASEADITGYAMIDGGPAGEVFFDNTPATLIMDNAECALQTALDRGALALCAEALGAMGVVQDMLVDYLKTRTQFGQPLGAFQVLQHRTIDLAIEIEQARSIIILAASADGTDAFPKRAAQAKHLVGKIARQVAEEAIQMHGGIGITWEYPLSHYAKRLVMIDHQLGDSDWHLERLMADLA; encoded by the coding sequence GTGAACTTTGAGCAGACCGACGACCGCCGCATGTTGGCCGAGACGCTGCGCCGCTACCTTACGGACGCTTACGGCATGGAGCATCGCACCGCCACAGCCTACGACGCGCCGTTCCATAACCCTGAAAAATGGGCAGAATTGACCGAGTTGGGCATCTTCTATGCGTTGGTGGATGAGGGTAAAGGCGGCATGGGCGGCCACGGGTTCGATATTGTCTGCGTCTTTGAAGAATTGGGCCGCGCGTTGTGTCCCGAGCCGGTCCTGGGCCAGGTTTTGGCGGCCTCCCTCCTCGACGATCCGGAGGCACTTCTGGGCGGCACGCGCTACGCCCTCGCGATCAGCGAGACCGACGCGCCCTATGATATCCGCGACCTCACCACGGAGGCGGTGGACGGGCGGTTAACGGGGCGCAAGACGGTGGTCTACGGCGCGCCCACGGCGGAGATTTTGCTGGTCGCTGCCAGGCAGGGCGATGATATCGCAGTGTTCCAAATGCCTGCGTCGGAGGCCGACATTACAGGCTACGCGATGATCGACGGCGGCCCGGCGGGGGAGGTTTTCTTCGACAACACACCTGCAACTTTGATCATGGACAACGCGGAATGCGCCTTGCAGACCGCGCTGGATCGCGGGGCGCTGGCGCTATGTGCCGAAGCGCTTGGCGCGATGGGCGTGGTGCAGGACATGCTTGTCGACTACCTGAAGACCCGCACGCAATTCGGCCAGCCTCTGGGGGCGTTTCAGGTCCTGCAACATCGCACGATTGATCTGGCGATCGAGATCGAACAGGCGCGATCAATCATCATCCTCGCAGCCTCCGCCGATGGGACCGACGCTTTCCCCAAACGGGCCGCGCAGGCCAAACATCTGGTGGGCAAAATCGCGCGTCAGGTCGCGGAGGAGGCGATCCAGATGCATGGCGGGATCGGGATCACATGGGAGTATCCGCTGTCGCATTATGCCAAGCGTCTGGTGATGATCGACCACCAATTGGGCGACAGCGACTGGCATCTGGAACGGTTAATGGCGGATTTGGCATAG
- a CDS encoding HesB/IscA family protein: MLAIPPKVTDRAFARLAEINEDAAAPQALRVAVEGGGCSGFQYEIKLDTPASDDLVLEGQGQKVVVDEVSLPFLADAVIDFTEELIGARFTIENPNASSSCGCGTSFSM; encoded by the coding sequence ATGCTTGCCATTCCGCCCAAAGTCACCGACCGCGCCTTCGCGCGTCTGGCCGAGATCAATGAGGATGCCGCCGCACCCCAAGCCCTGCGGGTGGCCGTGGAAGGCGGCGGGTGTTCGGGATTTCAGTATGAAATCAAGCTCGACACCCCCGCCAGCGATGACCTTGTCCTGGAAGGTCAGGGTCAAAAAGTCGTTGTGGACGAAGTCTCCCTGCCCTTTCTGGCGGACGCCGTCATCGACTTCACCGAAGAGCTGATCGGCGCGCGGTTCACGATTGAGAACCCGAACGCCTCGTCCTCCTGCGGCTGTGGCACGTCCTTCTCCATGTAA